The Candidatus Omnitrophota bacterium genome has a segment encoding these proteins:
- a CDS encoding STAS domain-containing protein: MIKIEIRKKDKICILDLNGALDLDGAKILKESIERARKESGGKILINFTGVRNVQSTVLQSLVTPIKVVASIGGIVGFFGMSAGVHKMMKSAMFYPIITVYETEEEGLAGFGYSAEKKES, translated from the coding sequence ATGATAAAAATCGAAATCCGCAAAAAAGACAAAATCTGCATCCTCGATTTGAATGGCGCGCTGGATTTGGACGGCGCGAAAATCTTGAAAGAATCCATCGAAAGGGCGCGCAAAGAAAGCGGAGGCAAAATATTGATTAATTTTACGGGTGTGAGGAATGTGCAAAGCACGGTTCTGCAATCCCTTGTTACTCCGATTAAAGTCGTGGCGTCTATCGGCGGAATCGTAGGCTTTTTTGGCATGTCGGCCGGCGTTCATAAAATGATGAAGAGCGCTATGTTTTATCCGATTATTACCGTCTATGAGACTGAGGAGGAAGGACTAGCTGGTTTTGGCTATTCCGCAGAGAAGAAGGAATCGTAA